The Macrobrachium rosenbergii isolate ZJJX-2024 chromosome 18, ASM4041242v1, whole genome shotgun sequence genome has a window encoding:
- the LOC136848129 gene encoding uncharacterized protein: protein MDSVGSIKSFLLCGSDKASESTMSDDEISIVFESVPVRGNAPQSAEKNSKETKRDPEDFSRCCFCNKSMSCIVEYITHTAGCPENKNGVVGKAAEGPADSNAADSPGRSISEGVSDSVLSPALSPVEDSGISLSQGEASGRSVSPDELSGPSLSPGEVSGPSLTPYEVAEPLWFSDTQLPATGAGYTSGDGCLGERDQDLSRWAKYFTQSDAAVESLPSPPPEDVSSQVSRLTFHSGGVTDTCYRKPSTAILIIGDCVAVKPAKGLATDLIHKYPYGDVYSSRRPISNLNRACVQDRPNPGTYTISRSSSNAHDPVIVTVFGQFYMGPGFESNRFSQKLVQDMKARAGYWLDPYTPTVDPRYCDLNLLTGLQWDMQENRVYWFRQALEELAGVVREEGIDRVVIPYGIGCGPAGGNWLQEYLLAVEAFEAQVRRHGVQVVIVTKLEDKKPVASSRKNVFYQNKCRTHRSANKPYLRHGA from the exons GCTTCAGAGTCGACGATGTCCGATGACGAAATTTCTATTGTTTTCGAGTCTGTCCCCGTCAGGGGCAACGCCCCTCAGTCCGCCGAGAAGAATTCCAAGGAGACAAAGAG AGATCCTGAAGATTTCTCCAGATGCTGCTTTTGCAACAAATCTATGTCATGTATTGTGGAATACATCACTCATACCGCAGGATGCCCCGAGAATAAGAATGGAGTCGTAGGAAAGGCAGCTGAGGGTCCGGCTGACAGCAATGCAGCAG ATTCTCCTGGACGGTCGATTTCTGAGGGAGTCTCGGATAGTGTCCTGTCACCCGCTCTCTCCCCCGTTGAGGATTCAGGAATATCCCTTTCCCAAGGTGAAGCCTCAGGGCGATCCGTTTCGCCTGATGAACTCTCGGGGCCATCTCTTTCACCTGGTGAGGTCTCGGGGCCATCCCTTACACCTTATGAAGTTGCGGAACCATTATGGTTCTCCGACACCCAGCTTCCTGCCACCGGTGCTGGTTACACCTCGGGAGATGGATGTCTCGGTGAAAG ggACCAAGATTTATCTCGTTGGGCCAAATACTTCACTCAGTCTGACGCGGCCGTTGAgagtctcccctcccctcccccggaAGATGTTTCCT CTCAGGTGTCGAGGTTGACTTTCCATAGCGGCGGTGTCACCGACACCTGTTACAGGAAACCGTCTACGGCCATCCTGATCATTGGAGACTGCGTGGCTGTGAAGCCAGCGAAGGGTTTGGCCACCGACCTCATTCACAAGTATCCCTACGGCGATGTCTACTCCTCCCGGAGGCCAATATCGAACCTGAACAGGGCCTGCGTTCAGGACAGACCCAATCCCGGCACTTACACCATATCAAGGTCGTCCTCCAATGCCCACGACCCAGTCATTGTCACAGTTTTCGGGCAGTTCTACATGGGTCCCGGATTTGAGAGCAACAGGTTCAGCCAGAAACTGGTGCAGGATATGAAGGCAAGGGCCGGTTACTGGCTGGACCCTTATACTCCGACGGTGGACCCCAGGTATTGCGACCTGAACCTGCTGACTGGACTCCAATGGGATATGCAGGAGAACAGGGTCTACTGGTTCCGGCAGGCCCTGGAGGAGTTGGCAGGCGTCGTCCGGGAGGAGGGCATCGATAGGGTTGTCATACCCTATGGCATCGGGTGTGGTCCGGCCGGAGGCAATTGGCTGCAAGAGTACCTGTTGGCTGTCGAGGCCTTCGAGGCCCAAGTGCGCCGCCATGGGGTGCAGGTGGTCATCGTCACGAAGCTGGAAGACAAGAAGCCCGTCGCTTCCAGCAGAAAGAACGTCTTCTACCAAAACAAGTGTCGGACTCACAGGAGTGCCAACAAGCCTTATTTGCGTCATGGCGCCTGA